One region of Microbacterium rhizosphaerae genomic DNA includes:
- a CDS encoding ABC-F family ATP-binding cassette domain-containing protein: MAHLLGAEALHLEYPTRVVFDSVTLGVEEGDRIGIVGRNGDGKSSLLGMLAGLRSPDTGRVTMRGGVHIGVLDQADTLDDDATVGATIVGDLAEHEWAGDARVRDVIAGLVADLDWDARLAALSGGQRRRVALAALLAGDWDILFLDEPTNHLDVEAIAWLAEHLKRRWAPNAGALLVVTHDRWFLDEVCNATWEVHDRIVEPFEGGYAAYILQRVERDRMAAASEARRQNLARKELAWLRRGAPARTSKPKFRIDAANALIEDVPEIRNKVALQSLAVTRLGKDVVDLLDASVAYDGREVLHRIEWRIAPGERTGILGVNGAGKSTLLGLVDGSVEPTEGRVKRGKTVHVATLTQRLSELDEHLDDPVRVVIERLRTSYTIGTGSKAQELTPGQLLERLGFSSTQLSTPVKDLSGGQRRRLQLLLILLDQPNVLILDEPTNDLDTDMLAALEDLLDSWSGTLLVVSHDRYFIERVTDQQYAILDGRLRHLPGGIDEYLRLRSRALNQPPAAAPAAAAPASAGLQGAERRAADKELAAIERRMARVQQQIDADRTALAEHDQSDYVGLGEKMAGIGALETELLELEDRWLELGEQLG, translated from the coding sequence ATGGCGCATCTTCTCGGGGCCGAGGCCCTGCACCTCGAGTACCCGACCCGCGTGGTCTTCGACTCTGTCACGCTCGGCGTCGAGGAGGGCGACCGCATCGGCATCGTCGGCCGCAACGGCGACGGCAAGTCGAGTCTGCTCGGGATGTTGGCGGGCCTGCGCAGTCCCGACACCGGCCGCGTGACCATGCGCGGCGGCGTCCACATCGGCGTGCTCGACCAGGCGGACACACTGGATGACGACGCCACCGTCGGCGCGACGATCGTCGGCGACCTCGCCGAGCATGAATGGGCGGGCGACGCTCGGGTGCGGGACGTCATCGCAGGTCTCGTCGCGGATCTCGACTGGGACGCCCGTCTCGCCGCGCTCTCCGGAGGGCAGCGACGCCGGGTCGCCCTCGCGGCGCTCCTGGCGGGCGACTGGGACATCCTGTTCCTCGACGAGCCCACCAACCACCTCGATGTCGAGGCCATCGCCTGGCTCGCGGAGCATCTGAAGCGCCGCTGGGCGCCGAACGCGGGGGCGCTGCTCGTCGTCACGCACGACCGGTGGTTCCTCGACGAGGTCTGCAATGCGACCTGGGAGGTGCACGACCGCATCGTCGAGCCCTTCGAGGGCGGCTACGCGGCGTACATCCTGCAGCGCGTCGAGCGCGACCGGATGGCGGCGGCCAGCGAGGCCCGACGGCAGAACCTCGCCCGGAAGGAGCTCGCGTGGCTGCGCCGCGGGGCGCCCGCCCGCACGAGCAAGCCGAAGTTCCGGATCGACGCGGCCAACGCCCTCATCGAGGATGTGCCCGAGATCCGCAACAAGGTGGCGCTGCAGTCGCTCGCGGTGACGCGGCTGGGCAAGGATGTCGTCGACCTCCTCGACGCCTCGGTCGCGTACGACGGCCGGGAGGTGCTGCACCGCATCGAGTGGCGCATCGCTCCGGGCGAGCGCACCGGCATCCTCGGGGTGAACGGCGCCGGCAAGTCGACGCTCCTGGGCCTCGTCGACGGATCGGTGGAGCCGACCGAGGGTCGCGTGAAGCGCGGCAAGACCGTCCACGTCGCCACGTTGACGCAGCGGCTCTCCGAGCTGGACGAGCACCTGGACGATCCCGTGCGGGTCGTGATCGAGCGCCTGCGCACGAGCTACACGATCGGCACCGGATCCAAGGCGCAGGAGCTCACCCCGGGCCAGCTGCTCGAGCGCCTGGGCTTTTCGAGCACCCAGCTCTCGACGCCGGTGAAGGACCTCTCCGGCGGCCAGCGGCGGCGGCTCCAGCTGCTGCTCATCCTGCTCGACCAGCCCAATGTGCTGATCCTCGACGAGCCGACGAACGACCTCGACACCGACATGCTCGCGGCGCTCGAGGATCTGCTGGACTCGTGGTCGGGGACGCTGCTCGTCGTCTCGCACGATCGCTACTTCATCGAGCGCGTCACCGACCAGCAGTACGCCATCCTGGACGGGCGCCTGCGGCACCTGCCCGGCGGCATCGACGAGTACCTCCGCCTGCGGAGCCGGGCGCTGAACCAGCCTCCGGCCGCCGCGCCGGCCGCGGCCGCGCCGGCCTCCGCCGGCCTCCAGGGCGCCGAGCGCCGCGCGGCCGACAAGGAGCTCGCCGCGATCGAGCGGCGCATGGCCCGCGTGCAGCAGCAGATCGACGCCGACCGCACGGCCCTCGCCGAGCACGACCAGTCCGACTACGTCGGTCTCGGCGAGAAGATGGCCGGCATCGGTGCGCTCGAGACCGAGCTCCTCGAACTCGAGGACCGCTGGCTCGAGCTCGGCGAGCAGCTCGGCTGA
- a CDS encoding 4-(cytidine 5'-diphospho)-2-C-methyl-D-erythritol kinase, whose product MSEAATTDRVHVRAPGKINVFFEVGDLEEDGYHDVASAYQAVSAHEDVWAEASDRFTVSVSGTVEVSGVPLDDRNLAVRAARMLAAETGYPGGVHLEIRKGVPVAGGMGGGSADAAAALVACDALWGTGLPSADLHALAARLGADVPFALLGGTAVGTGRGDELSPALARGRFDWVIVTSGEGLSTPDVYRELDRHRQLHAADIAPVRRRPTVDPGVLQALRAGDPTALAATMRNDLQVAALRMRPALGAILERGERMGALAGIVSGSGPTLAFLAENEESAIDLQVVLSAEGHEALHVHGPVPGARVR is encoded by the coding sequence GTGAGCGAGGCCGCGACCACCGACCGCGTGCACGTGCGCGCCCCGGGCAAGATCAACGTGTTCTTCGAGGTCGGCGACCTCGAAGAGGACGGCTACCACGATGTCGCCTCGGCGTACCAGGCGGTCTCCGCGCACGAGGATGTCTGGGCCGAGGCATCCGACCGCTTCACCGTCTCGGTGTCGGGAACGGTGGAGGTCTCGGGCGTGCCGCTCGACGACCGCAATCTGGCCGTGCGCGCCGCCCGCATGCTCGCCGCGGAGACCGGCTATCCCGGCGGCGTGCACCTCGAGATCCGCAAGGGCGTCCCGGTGGCCGGCGGCATGGGCGGCGGATCGGCGGATGCGGCGGCAGCCCTCGTCGCCTGCGACGCGCTGTGGGGCACCGGGCTGCCCTCGGCCGACCTGCATGCCCTCGCGGCGCGGCTCGGCGCCGACGTCCCGTTCGCCCTCCTCGGCGGAACGGCGGTCGGCACCGGCCGCGGCGACGAGCTCAGCCCCGCCCTCGCGCGCGGGCGCTTCGACTGGGTGATCGTGACGAGCGGGGAGGGCCTGTCGACACCCGACGTCTACCGCGAGCTCGATCGCCACCGGCAGCTGCACGCCGCCGACATCGCCCCCGTGCGGCGCCGGCCGACGGTCGATCCCGGGGTGCTCCAGGCCCTGCGGGCGGGGGATCCGACGGCGCTCGCCGCCACGATGCGCAACGACCTGCAGGTCGCGGCCCTGCGCATGCGCCCTGCGCTCGGCGCGATCCTCGAGCGCGGCGAGCGGATGGGCGCACTCGCCGGCATCGTGTCGGGCTCGGGTCCGACGCTCGCGTTCCTCGCCGAGAACGAGGAGTCCGCCATCGACCTGCAGGTCGTGCTGAGCGCCGAGGGTCACGAGGCGCTGCACGTGCACGGTCCGGTACCCGGCGCCCGCGTCCGCTGA
- a CDS encoding aldo/keto reductase → MSDERFHHDIPDLHRPYTAADDRYARARFRQVGSSGLFLPAISLGLWWNFGDNLPLDNQRALLRHAFDRGITHFDLANNYGPPYGSAEKNFGRIFAEDFRPYRDELIVSSKAGWDMWPGPYGEYGSRKYILASAEQSLRRMGLDYVDIFYSHRFDPVTPVAETIGALDTLVRHGKALYVGISSYSAERTAEAVAVARSLGTPLVIHQPSYSILNRWVEDGLTGVLEQEGLGAIAFTPLAQGLLTGKYLAGGPADRAQKRRSLPDSPLSEKGLAIVRGLDVIATERGQSLAQMALQWVLRSPVVASALIGASRTQQLDENLAALDGPEFTAEELQRIDTLSSGLGDEDDVDLWAVSSTL, encoded by the coding sequence ATGAGCGACGAGCGGTTCCACCACGACATCCCCGACCTTCATCGTCCATATACCGCAGCCGACGACAGGTACGCAAGAGCCCGGTTCCGTCAAGTGGGCTCTTCGGGCCTCTTCCTCCCCGCGATCTCGCTCGGCCTGTGGTGGAATTTCGGCGACAACCTCCCACTCGACAACCAGCGCGCCCTGCTGCGGCACGCGTTCGACCGCGGCATCACGCACTTCGACCTCGCCAACAACTACGGACCGCCCTACGGGTCCGCCGAGAAGAACTTCGGCCGCATCTTCGCGGAGGACTTCCGCCCGTACCGGGACGAGCTGATCGTCTCGTCGAAGGCCGGCTGGGACATGTGGCCCGGCCCGTACGGCGAATACGGGTCGCGCAAGTACATCCTCGCCAGCGCGGAGCAGTCGCTGCGGCGGATGGGGCTCGACTACGTCGACATCTTCTACTCCCACCGCTTCGACCCCGTCACGCCCGTGGCCGAGACGATCGGCGCGCTCGACACGCTGGTGCGACACGGCAAGGCGCTCTACGTCGGCATCTCCTCGTACAGCGCGGAACGCACGGCGGAGGCCGTCGCCGTCGCCCGTTCGCTGGGGACGCCGCTCGTCATCCACCAGCCCTCGTATTCGATCCTGAACCGCTGGGTCGAGGACGGGCTCACGGGCGTCCTCGAGCAGGAGGGCCTCGGCGCCATCGCGTTCACGCCCCTCGCGCAGGGGCTCCTGACCGGCAAGTACCTCGCCGGCGGCCCCGCCGATCGCGCGCAGAAGCGCCGCTCCCTGCCGGATTCCCCGCTGTCGGAGAAGGGCCTGGCGATCGTGCGCGGCCTGGACGTCATCGCCACCGAGCGCGGTCAGAGCCTCGCGCAGATGGCTCTGCAATGGGTGCTGCGCAGCCCGGTCGTGGCTTCGGCGCTCATCGGCGCCTCGCGCACCCAGCAGCTCGACGAGAACCTCGCCGCCCTCGACGGGCCGGAGTTCACGGCGGAGGAGCTGCAGCGCATCGACACGCTCTCGAGCGGCCTCGGCGACGAGGACGACGTGGACCTCTGGGCCGTCTCGTCGACGCTGTGA